The Dehalococcoidales bacterium genome includes the window TGTTTCAGCCGGCGCCGTCCTTAAAGAGGAACCCTGGTAATGCGCCGCGGGGAGATATGGTGGGCGGAGTTGCCGCCGCCGTCCGGCCGGCGTCCCGTCTTACTGCTCTCCCGTGATGAAGCCTATAGCGTCCGGTCTCTGATAGTGGTCGCGCCGGTCACCACCCGCATCCGGGGTATCGCGTCTGAAGTCCGCCTTGGTATCGCGGAAGGTCTGCCGCAAGACTGCGCGGCCAATCTGGATACCATTACCACCATCCCCAAAGACTCCCTGCAAAATTGCCTGGCCGTCCTCAATTTTAAAAAGATGAAAGAGGTAGAAGCCGCCGTATGCTTCGCGCTGGGTATTGCAAAATAATCCGGTTGTGCTAGTCTTTATTATAGAAACCCGACTTAACTCCCTGGAGGTATTAAATGAACATTCTGGTGTTATCCGGCAGCCGCAACCGCGAGGGCCAGACCGCCCGCGCTATCGGGGCTATCCGCAAAGGCGCAACGGCGGCCAAAGCTCAAATGGAAGTCATTTTCCTGACGGAGCTTAAGCTGGAGCGCTGCCGCCAGTGCGACCCCGATGGCTGGGGGCTTTGCCGCAAAGAAGGCCGCTGCGTTATCGAGGATGATTTGGCCATGCTGACGGACAAGGTGAAAGCCGCGGACGCCTTGGTCTTCGCCAATCCGGTCTATTTCGGCGACCTTTCGGAAAGTATGCGGGCCTTTACGGACCGCTTTCGCCGCACGCTCTTTAAGCCCGGCGCCGCTCCCCGCCCCGGTTTCCCCGCCGGCGGAGGCACGCCGGCGGTCGGTTTATGCTACGCCGGCGGCAGCGGCAACGGCACCGTGTCCTGCGCCGCCACTTTGGAGCGCGTCTTGCAGACCTGCGGCTTTGACGTAGTGGACATGATTCCGTTACGCCGCCAGAATATAGATATAAAAATACCCATGCTGGAGATGACCGGCAAATGGCTGGCTACCAGGCCTACCTCCGGCCCCTGGCCGCCAGCCCCGCCCCCCAAATAAATAAGGTCATTTTCAGTCCGTTAATTTTTCCTTTTCCCCTTCCACCTCTCTGTAAACGGAGAGGGGGAACATAAGGGGGTGAGGTCCGTTACCCGCCTCATCTTTTATTTTTTATCTGTGTTTTTTATTTTTGAGTTTTGATTTTTAATTTCTCACCCCCCTTCTCTGCCAGCGCAGGTGGAGGGTCAGGGGGTAAGGTGATGTTTGCTAAACATTTATGGGTATTGACGTCTCCCTTTGTAAAAGGGAGATAAGAGAGGGATTTTAGTCGCCCTCCCCGGTTGACACATTATCACGCCTGGGTTAAAATATTATTGTTCGGAGCAGGCCCCCTTTGAGGAGAGCCGGGCTTATCATTGCAGCGGAGTAATAACCCGTGGGACCGAGCGTCCTGCGGGTTTTTTTATTACCTTTAAACGGTATATATATGGAAACATATGACCTTAATAAACTGCACCTGATTTCCGGCCTCCCGGAAGCCGAGGCCGCCGCGCGCCTGAAAGCGGAGGGCTTTAATGAAATCCCCTCCGCCAGGAAACGCAGCTTCCTGGCCATCGCTTTCGGGGTGATACGGGAGCCGATGCTGTTGCTCCTTATCGCCGGCGGCATCATTTACATGGTGCTCGGGGATATCCAGGAAGCCCTGCTGCTGCTTTTCTTCGTCTTCGTCATCATCGGCATCACCCTTTACCAGGAGCGCCGGACGGAGCGTACGCTGGAAGCTTTGCGCGACCTTTCCAGTCCCCGGGCGATGGTCATCCGGGACGGCGCTACCCGGAGAATCGCCGGGCGGGAGGTGGTGCGCGGCGATATTATCGTCCTGTCCGAGGGCGACCGCGTCCCCGCCGACGGCATCGTTTTAGCCTGTAACAACCTGCTGGTGGAAGAGTCCCTGCTCACCGGCGAGTCCGTGCCCGTGCACAAGCTGGAATGCCTGCCGGAGACCACGGAGATGGAGCGCCCCGGCGGCGACCACTCCTCCTTCGTTTATTCCGGTACGCTGGTGGTCAGCGGGCTGGGCGTCGCCCGCATCGCCGCCACCGGCCTGCATACCGAGTTCGGTAAAATAGGCAAGTCATTGCAGACTATAGAGACAGAGCAGACCTTCCTCCAGAAGGAAACGGGGCGGCTGGTGCGCAACCTGGCGCTGGTGGCCGTGGCGTTATGCGCCCTGATGGCGCTGGTTTACGGCCTGACTATCGGGGAATGGATGGACGGCCTGCTGGCGAGCATCACTTTAGCCATGGCCATCCTGCCGGAGGAGTTCCCGGTGGTGCTCACCGTTTTCCTGGCGCTGGGCGCCTGGCGCATCTCGCAGAGCCACGTCCTGACCCGTCGCATGCCCGCCATCGAGATACTCGGCGCGGCCACCGTTCTCTGCGTGGACAAGACCGGCACCCTCACCGTTAACCGCATGTCTATCGATAAAATCTACGCCGGCGGTGAGTTCTTTGATATCGCCGCTAATCACGATACCCCTCCGCCGGAAAAGTTCCACCGTCTTGTCGAGTTCAGCATCCTGGCCAGCCAGACCCGGCCGTTCGACCCCATGGAGAAGGCTTTAAGGGAGCTGGGCGAATATTACCCCGCCCTGACCGAGCACCTCCACCTGGACTGGCGGCTGATGAAGGAATATCCGCTTTCGCGGGAGCTGCTGGCCCTGTCCCGCGTCTGGGAGTCCCGCGACCGGGGCGACTACGTTATCGCCGCCAAGGGCGCCCCGGAAGCCATCATCGACCTCTGCCACCTGGACGCCGCCCGCGCGCGGGAGCTTCAGGACAGAATCAGCGATATGGCCGGGGAGGGGTTGAGGGTGCTGGGGGTGGCCAAAGCCGGTTTCCAGCAGACCGCCCTGCCGGGCAATCAGCACGATTTCAGGTTTGAATTCCTGGGGCTGGTGGGCTTTAGCGACCCCATCCGCCCCTCCGTGCCGGAGGCCATTAAAGAGTGCCGTCACGCCGGCGTCCGCGTGGTGATGATTACCGGCGATTACCCCGTCACCGCCCGGAGCATCGCCCGGCAGATAGGCTTGAAGGAACCGGAAAAGGTCATCACCGGCGCCGAGCTGGACGCCATGAGTGACGCTGATTTGCAGGAGCGCATCAAAGCGGTCAACGTCTTCGCCCGCGTTATCCCTGAACAAAAACTGCGCCTGGTCAACGCCTTCAAGGCTAACGGGGAAATCGTGACCATGACCGGGGACGGCGTTAATGACGCCCCGGCGCTCAAGTCCGCCAATATCGGCATCGCCATGGGGGGACGCGGCACCGACGTCGCCCGTGAGGCCGGCGACCTCGTTCTCCTGGACGACGATTTTTCCTCCATCGTCAAGGCGGTGCGGCTGGGCCGGCGCATTTTCGATAACCTGCGCAAGGCCATGGCCTATATCCTGGCTATCCACGTGCCCATCGCCGGCCTGTCTTTGATTCCGGTGCTGTTCAAGTGGCCGCTGGTGCTTTACCCGGTGCACGTCGTGTTTTTGGAGCTGATTATCGACCCCGCCTGCTCTATCGCCTTTGAGGCCGAGCCGGAGGAGTCGGACGTGATGAACCGCCCGCCGCGGGACCGGCATGAGCCGCTTTTCAACCGCCGGACAGTGATTTTTAGTCTTTTACAGGGAGTTGTCGTCCTGGCGGTGACGCTGGCGGTCTATAAATTGAGCCTGGTGCTGGGCCGTGGCGCCATGGAAGCGCGCACGCTGACCTTTGCCACCCTCGTTATCGCTAACCTGGGACTGATACTCACCAACCGCAACTGGTCCAGCACGATACTCGGCAGCTTCCGCGCCCGCAACATCGCTTTAAGGTGGATTGTCCTCTCCGCCGTCGTTTTCCTGGGGCTGATGATTTATTTACCCTGGCTGCGGGACCTGTGCCACTTCGGCATTCTGCACTTCACGGACGTGCTGATATGCATCGGGGCCGGGGCGGTGAGCGTTCTCTGGTTCGAGGGTGTTAAGTACTTCGCGCGTAAAAAGCGCCAGCGGGTGGA containing:
- a CDS encoding flavodoxin family protein, with amino-acid sequence MNILVLSGSRNREGQTARAIGAIRKGATAAKAQMEVIFLTELKLERCRQCDPDGWGLCRKEGRCVIEDDLAMLTDKVKAADALVFANPVYFGDLSESMRAFTDRFRRTLFKPGAAPRPGFPAGGGTPAVGLCYAGGSGNGTVSCAATLERVLQTCGFDVVDMIPLRRQNIDIKIPMLEMTGKWLATRPTSGPWPPAPPPK
- a CDS encoding type II toxin-antitoxin system PemK/MazF family toxin, giving the protein MRRGEIWWAELPPPSGRRPVLLLSRDEAYSVRSLIVVAPVTTRIRGIASEVRLGIAEGLPQDCAANLDTITTIPKDSLQNCLAVLNFKKMKEVEAAVCFALGIAK
- a CDS encoding cation-translocating P-type ATPase, with protein sequence METYDLNKLHLISGLPEAEAAARLKAEGFNEIPSARKRSFLAIAFGVIREPMLLLLIAGGIIYMVLGDIQEALLLLFFVFVIIGITLYQERRTERTLEALRDLSSPRAMVIRDGATRRIAGREVVRGDIIVLSEGDRVPADGIVLACNNLLVEESLLTGESVPVHKLECLPETTEMERPGGDHSSFVYSGTLVVSGLGVARIAATGLHTEFGKIGKSLQTIETEQTFLQKETGRLVRNLALVAVALCALMALVYGLTIGEWMDGLLASITLAMAILPEEFPVVLTVFLALGAWRISQSHVLTRRMPAIEILGAATVLCVDKTGTLTVNRMSIDKIYAGGEFFDIAANHDTPPPEKFHRLVEFSILASQTRPFDPMEKALRELGEYYPALTEHLHLDWRLMKEYPLSRELLALSRVWESRDRGDYVIAAKGAPEAIIDLCHLDAARARELQDRISDMAGEGLRVLGVAKAGFQQTALPGNQHDFRFEFLGLVGFSDPIRPSVPEAIKECRHAGVRVVMITGDYPVTARSIARQIGLKEPEKVITGAELDAMSDADLQERIKAVNVFARVIPEQKLRLVNAFKANGEIVTMTGDGVNDAPALKSANIGIAMGGRGTDVAREAGDLVLLDDDFSSIVKAVRLGRRIFDNLRKAMAYILAIHVPIAGLSLIPVLFKWPLVLYPVHVVFLELIIDPACSIAFEAEPEESDVMNRPPRDRHEPLFNRRTVIFSLLQGVVVLAVTLAVYKLSLVLGRGAMEARTLTFATLVIANLGLILTNRNWSSTILGSFRARNIALRWIVLSAVVFLGLMIYLPWLRDLCHFGILHFTDVLICIGAGAVSVLWFEGVKYFARKKRQRVDGVAGGRS